From one Pseudomonas sp. B21-048 genomic stretch:
- the tssF gene encoding type VI secretion system baseplate subunit TssF, with protein sequence MNPRLLELYNQELHHVRESAAEFAQEYPKIASRLTLSGMDCADPYVERLLEGFAYLTARVQLKLDAEYPTFTHNLLEIAYPHYLAPTPSMTVVQLQADPDEGSLSSGFPLPRDTVLRAALGRETQTCCEYRTAHAVTLWPLQVSQAEYFGNPSAVLGRLAASEPKAKAGLRLTLRTGAELPFNSLALNNLPLYLSGADEQPFRLYEQLLGNVCAVFARQPGGDWVERLPQDALRSRGFDDTDAALPVVSRAFQGYRLLQEYFALPHRFLFVDFTQLSRAVKRCDGQELELIVLFDRHDPSLEGSVGAAQFLPFCTPAINLFPKRLDRIHLSERVNEHHVIADRTRPMDFEIHSLTTLTGHGTGSEQPFLPFYAVRDPSRYGRDQAWYTVRREPRVLSSGQRRNGPRSTYIGSETFVSLVDSQQAPYRHDLRQLGVTALCTNRDLPLFMSVGNSKTDFTLADSAPVAAVRCVAGPSRPRASHAHDAKAWRLISQLSLNYLSLSEQGQGAAALRELLRLYGDSNDAALQLQIEGLREVSSKACTRRLPMPGPIVFGRGLEITLEFDENAFRGTGVFLLGAVFERFLARYVSINSFTETVIRTTERGEIMRWKAKPGRRPTL encoded by the coding sequence ATGAACCCGCGCCTGCTGGAACTGTACAACCAAGAGCTGCACCACGTGCGCGAAAGCGCGGCGGAGTTCGCCCAGGAATACCCGAAAATCGCCAGTCGGCTGACGTTGTCCGGCATGGACTGCGCCGACCCGTACGTCGAGCGTTTGCTGGAGGGGTTTGCTTATCTGACGGCGCGGGTACAGCTCAAGCTGGATGCCGAATACCCGACCTTCACTCATAACCTGCTGGAAATCGCATACCCCCATTACCTGGCGCCGACACCGTCGATGACCGTGGTGCAATTGCAGGCCGACCCCGATGAAGGCTCGCTGAGCAGCGGCTTCCCGCTGCCCCGGGACACGGTCCTGCGTGCCGCCCTGGGCCGCGAAACCCAAACCTGCTGCGAGTACCGCACCGCCCACGCGGTGACGTTGTGGCCACTGCAGGTCAGCCAGGCCGAGTACTTCGGCAACCCGTCCGCCGTGCTCGGACGCCTGGCCGCCAGCGAACCCAAGGCCAAGGCCGGTCTGCGCCTGACCCTGCGCACCGGCGCCGAACTACCGTTCAACAGTCTGGCCCTGAACAACCTGCCGCTGTACCTCAGCGGCGCAGACGAACAACCCTTCCGCCTCTACGAACAACTGCTGGGCAATGTCTGCGCCGTGTTCGCTCGTCAGCCCGGCGGCGATTGGGTGGAACGCCTGCCGCAGGATGCACTACGCTCCCGGGGATTCGACGATACCGACGCCGCGCTGCCAGTGGTCTCGCGAGCCTTCCAGGGCTATCGCCTGCTGCAGGAATACTTCGCCCTGCCCCACCGCTTTCTGTTCGTCGATTTCACCCAGTTGAGCCGTGCGGTCAAACGCTGCGACGGCCAGGAACTGGAATTGATCGTGCTGTTCGACCGTCACGATCCGAGCCTGGAAGGCAGCGTCGGCGCCGCGCAGTTCCTGCCGTTCTGCACGCCGGCAATCAACTTGTTTCCCAAGCGCCTGGATCGCATTCACCTGTCGGAACGGGTCAATGAACACCATGTGATCGCCGACCGCACCCGGCCGATGGATTTCGAGATTCATTCCCTGACCACCCTCACCGGCCACGGCACCGGGTCGGAGCAACCTTTTTTGCCGTTCTATGCGGTACGCGATCCGTCTCGCTACGGCCGCGATCAGGCCTGGTACACGGTGCGGCGCGAACCTCGCGTGCTGTCCAGCGGCCAGCGGCGCAACGGCCCGCGCTCGACTTACATCGGCAGCGAAACCTTCGTCAGCCTGGTGGACAGCCAGCAGGCGCCTTATCGCCACGACCTGCGTCAACTGGGCGTAACGGCGTTGTGCACCAACCGCGACCTGCCACTGTTCATGAGCGTGGGCAACAGCAAGACCGATTTCACCCTGGCCGACAGCGCACCGGTAGCGGCGGTGCGCTGCGTGGCCGGCCCGAGCCGCCCACGCGCCAGCCATGCCCATGACGCCAAGGCATGGCGGTTGATCAGCCAGCTTTCGCTGAATTATTTGTCCCTCAGCGAACAAGGCCAGGGTGCCGCCGCCCTGCGCGAACTGCTGCGCCTGTACGGCGACAGTAACGATGCGGCGTTGCAGTTGCAGATCGAAGGCCTGCGCGAAGTCAGCAGCAAGGCCTGCACCCGACGCTTGCCAATGCCGGGCCCGATCGTGTTTGGTCGTGGCCTGGAGATCACTCTGGAATTCGATGAAAACGCGTTTCGCGGCACTGGAGTCTTCTTGCTCGGTGCAGTGTTCGAGCGCTTCCTGGCACGCTACGTGTCGATCAACAGCTTTACCGAGACGGTGATCCGTACCACCGAACGCGGCGAGATCATGCGATGGAAAGCCAAGCCCGGACGTCGTCCGACCCTGTGA
- the tssG gene encoding type VI secretion system baseplate subunit TssG has product MESQARTSSDPVSTLDAMHQEPWEYDFFQALRRIECESPELPRLGHSLRLADDPLRLGQQADCTFAPATLASVQPGIDGAPARLEQFFFGLGGPNGPLPLHITEYVRERQRNNADSTSKRFLDVFHHRLLSLFYRAWAEARPTVSHDRPDDDYWSARLAALSGRGMPSLLKQGLIPDTAKLHYSGHLSAQTRYPDGLKAILSEYFGLPAEIEEYVGQWLELPERSRVGISAHQLGVDFCLGRYVWDRQHKFRIRLGPLKLDDYMGMLPGSQPFNELVAWVAEYLGHELDWDLNLILKQPEVPALQLNGRFRLGFNTWLGRPEKDANDLILARHYAEQANTSQTSRSQEHG; this is encoded by the coding sequence ATGGAAAGCCAAGCCCGGACGTCGTCCGACCCTGTGAGTACCCTGGACGCGATGCACCAGGAGCCCTGGGAATACGACTTCTTCCAGGCGTTGCGGCGCATCGAGTGCGAATCGCCTGAACTGCCGCGCCTGGGCCATTCGTTGCGCTTGGCCGATGATCCGCTGCGTCTTGGGCAACAAGCCGATTGCACCTTCGCCCCAGCGACCCTGGCGTCGGTACAGCCGGGCATTGACGGTGCGCCGGCGCGCTTGGAGCAGTTCTTTTTCGGCCTCGGCGGCCCCAACGGCCCATTGCCGCTGCACATCACCGAATACGTGCGCGAACGCCAGCGCAACAACGCCGACAGCACCAGTAAACGTTTCCTGGATGTGTTCCATCACCGCCTGCTGAGCCTGTTTTACCGGGCCTGGGCCGAAGCGCGGCCGACGGTCAGCCATGATCGCCCGGACGATGACTACTGGTCGGCACGCCTGGCAGCACTGAGCGGCCGGGGGATGCCGAGCCTGCTCAAACAAGGGCTGATCCCCGACACGGCGAAGTTGCATTACAGCGGTCACCTGTCGGCACAAACCCGCTACCCGGACGGTTTGAAGGCCATTCTCAGCGAGTACTTCGGCCTGCCGGCGGAGATCGAAGAGTACGTCGGCCAATGGCTGGAGCTGCCCGAACGCAGCCGCGTGGGTATCAGCGCCCATCAATTGGGCGTGGATTTTTGCCTGGGTCGCTACGTCTGGGATCGCCAGCACAAATTCCGCATTCGCCTGGGCCCACTCAAGCTGGATGACTACATGGGCATGTTGCCCGGCAGCCAACCCTTCAATGAGCTGGTGGCCTGGGTGGCCGAATACCTGGGCCATGAACTGGACTGGGACCTGAACCTGATTCTGAAACAGCCTGAAGTACCGGCGTTACAACTCAATGGCCGCTTCCGTCTGGGTTTCAACACCTGGCTGGGACGTCCTGAAAAAGATGCCAACGATCTAATACTGGCCCGGCATTACGCCGAGCAAGCCAACACCTCACAGACCTCAAGGAGCCAAGAGCATGGGTGA